The Flavobacterium faecale genomic sequence ATTTTGGTAAGCAAAGGCTAGAATAGTAGCTTCGGGAATCGCCTCTAGCAAACCTAAACCAATGACTTGATTGGCAACTCTTGGTGACACCTTAACATTGCTAGATAAGGCTCCAAAACCTAGATTACTAATAGTATAGATTGGTTTTTGTAAAGTAACTGTAGAACCATCTGCGTAGGTTTCGACTATAGGTGTGTAGGCAATAGTATACGTACCTTTTGTCGTTTGCCCCAAAATGGCATTGTCTTGCAACTGTCCTCCATAAATAGGATCTGGCAACGATGCTCCATGTGCATCCACGCCTGCAATACTCAATCGGAGCAAGAGTCCGTGACCTGTTTCATTGTCGGCATATTGGGGTCTTCCACGTCCATCTTTAAAGTGACAACTAGAGCAAGAAATAGCATTGAAATAAGGTCCTAAACCATCTCTAGCAGTTGTAGATGCAGGTGCAATGACCCAATTTTGTCTAAAGAAAGAATTTCCGATTCCGAAATTTGACTGCTCATCGTAAGTCAAATTGGGTGCAAAAAATCCGAAGGCTTCTTCTGATGTATTAAAAACGGTAACATCTCCACCTGAAAATTGTTCGTTGTCCTCTGCTTTCAAGTCCTCATAATCTGCATCTGATGAACTACAACTTACAAGAAGTGTAGCAGCCAAAACGAAACTTAATTTTATATAATTTTTCATGATATTTTAAACAGTAAAAGTGCCTCTTTTTAAGGAAGCACTTAGAGATTATTAGAAATAAAGAGATTTAGCTATTTACCAAAATTCCAATTTTTGTAGCACCATCTAATATATTTTTAGCTAGATTTTTGATCGCCACTACTGCAACTTTTACTTTAGCACCTTCTACAGAGCTTGCTCCACCAGAAATAGCATAATCAAACGGAATAGCCATTGCTGCTACAGATGATGTTGCTAGTGCAATTTGTGCTTGCGTTTCTGTGTAGGTTGTAGTATTTGCTTGTTGTACTAAATCTTCAAGAGACGGTCCGTCGATTGTACCGTAGGTTCCTTGATAAATATTAATAGCTCCTTGTAAATTCAATGCAATATCACGGTGCGTATTATCGCTAAAACATGAATGCTCATCTTCTTGATCTTCATTACCCAAAGCCACTTCCATACGCTCAGATGGTAATTCTGCAGAAATTAAAGTAGTAACACCTCTGTACATATTCTTAATGGCGTCATCTTCATTCATAGCCAAAAAGGTTGTACGATAAGCTCCGCCTGTTTTCCATTGATTAGCAACGTATAATAAGTGATCTGTTAGTAAATCAGCACACACCTTTAAATAGGTTGCACGCCTAGATTGATTAAGCGCTGTACCACCAACAAGAACATAGTCTGTATAAGGTCTTTGCCCAGGTAATTTAGCTGAAGGAGCAGTTAAATCTTGTCCCCAAAGTAAAAATTCGATTGCATGGTAACCAACTGTAACATACTTTTCGTTATCATTTTTTCCGTTTTCACCTTCCAAAACATCTTTACTGATGATCGGAAAACTAACCAGACTATTGATGATTCCTGCAGTTGGATTCCCT encodes the following:
- a CDS encoding imelysin family protein, whose amino-acid sequence is MKISIFKSGLIVGALAFFISCDKDDTNGQTVSKKEVITTYADIAYANYQKAYEDAVVLETAINTFTANPSETTFTAAKNSWKQSRESYGTTEAFRFADGPIDNADGPEGFINSWPLDENYIDYVQGNPTAGIINSLVSFPIISKDVLEGENGKNDNEKYVTVGYHAIEFLLWGQDLTAPSAKLPGQRPYTDYVLVGGTALNQSRRATYLKVCADLLTDHLLYVANQWKTGGAYRTTFLAMNEDDAIKNMYRGVTTLISAELPSERMEVALGNEDQEDEHSCFSDNTHRDIALNLQGAINIYQGTYGTIDGPSLEDLVQQANTTTYTETQAQIALATSSVAAMAIPFDYAISGGASSVEGAKVKVAVVAIKNLAKNILDGATKIGILVNS